Proteins co-encoded in one Montipora capricornis isolate CH-2021 chromosome 12, ASM3666992v2, whole genome shotgun sequence genomic window:
- the LOC138026051 gene encoding bifunctional protein GlmU-like isoform X1 translates to MRDGMLCSIKMVSAILIRLINKFGKSLRYFTFTQRSFNPDYLAKCAKGPPARRKDVILEREKMAYQIEEKNPLPSGTPSALSCYALRLKPGQEIKECLLAFVKNENLKAPFVLSCVGSVSQATLRLANAVKDNTNEVIQVQGRHEIVSLVGTLAGAAHLHTSLSDQHGHVIGGHVMGNMIVFTTAEVVIGNCDTLSFTREMDYDTGFDELVVKES, encoded by the exons atgcgggatggaatgctgtgtagtattaaaatggtaagcgccattctcatccggttgatcaataaattcggaaaatcgcttaggTACTTTACCTTTACGCAACGATCATTcaatccggattatttggctaaatg TGCGAAGGGCCCGCCGGCCAGGAGAAAAGATGTGATCTTGGAACGAGAGAAGATGGCTTACCAAATCGAAGAAAAGAACCCACTTCCAAGCGGGACGCCAAGCGCGCTATCCTGTTATGCGCTGCGTCTAAAACCTGgacaagaaattaaagaatGCTTGCTTGCTTTTGTAAAGAATGAAAACCTGAAGGCTCCTTTTGTTCTGTCCTGTGTGGGCAGTGTTTCACAAGCTACACTTCGTTTAGCAAATGCTGTGAAAGACAATACCAATGAG GTAATTCAAGTCCAGGGAAGGCACGAAATTGTTTCATTGGTCGGAACACTTGCTGGTGCAGCACATCTTCACACTTCCCTTTCAGACCAACATGGGCATGTTATTGGTGGCCATGTTATGGGCAACATGATAGTTTTTACGACTGCTGAAGTTGTGATTGGAAACTGTGATACACTTTCATTTACTCGGGAAATGGATTATGACACTGGTTTTGATGAACTTGTAGTGAAAGAGAGTTAA
- the LOC138026051 gene encoding bifunctional protein GlmU-like isoform X2 has translation MECCVVLKCAKGPPARRKDVILEREKMAYQIEEKNPLPSGTPSALSCYALRLKPGQEIKECLLAFVKNENLKAPFVLSCVGSVSQATLRLANAVKDNTNEVIQVQGRHEIVSLVGTLAGAAHLHTSLSDQHGHVIGGHVMGNMIVFTTAEVVIGNCDTLSFTREMDYDTGFDELVVKES, from the exons atggaatgctgtgtagtattaaaatg TGCGAAGGGCCCGCCGGCCAGGAGAAAAGATGTGATCTTGGAACGAGAGAAGATGGCTTACCAAATCGAAGAAAAGAACCCACTTCCAAGCGGGACGCCAAGCGCGCTATCCTGTTATGCGCTGCGTCTAAAACCTGgacaagaaattaaagaatGCTTGCTTGCTTTTGTAAAGAATGAAAACCTGAAGGCTCCTTTTGTTCTGTCCTGTGTGGGCAGTGTTTCACAAGCTACACTTCGTTTAGCAAATGCTGTGAAAGACAATACCAATGAG GTAATTCAAGTCCAGGGAAGGCACGAAATTGTTTCATTGGTCGGAACACTTGCTGGTGCAGCACATCTTCACACTTCCCTTTCAGACCAACATGGGCATGTTATTGGTGGCCATGTTATGGGCAACATGATAGTTTTTACGACTGCTGAAGTTGTGATTGGAAACTGTGATACACTTTCATTTACTCGGGAAATGGATTATGACACTGGTTTTGATGAACTTGTAGTGAAAGAGAGTTAA